DNA from Rubripirellula lacrimiformis:
CGATTTCTTCCAACGCATCTTCGATCGTGACCACCCCGGCCATTTGGCCAAATTCATCCAGCACGATCGCCATGTGCGATCGGCTGTGCAGGAATTCTCGCAAGATCGATTCAACGCTTCGATTGTCCGGCACCGTCCAGGGACGGCGCATGATTTCGACCATCTGCTTTTCGGGCGTCGATCCATCCACCAGGAATGGCAACAGGTCTTTGACGTACAGCACACCAACGACGTTGTCCAAGGTTCCTTGAAAAACGGGAAAACGAGTCCGACCGGCGTCGACGACATGAGCCAGCACTTCGTCCCAACCCCATCCCACGTCGATTGCGTCCACATCGCCACGCGGCGTCATGATGTGACCCACCGTGTCTTCGTGCAGCGTCATCACACCCTGGATCATCTCGCGGACGCCGGGACCAAAGTACCCTTCGCGCGTGCCTGCGGTGACGATCGTGCGAATTTCATCCTCTAGCTGTTCTTCGTTCTCGTCTGCGTTTTCGGCGGTCCCCATCAATCGACGGGTGAACCATTCGAACAGCAATCCGGGCGCCGCCAATGGTCGCATCAAAACCGAAAGGCCACGCCAAAACGGCCAGGTGTGGTACAGCACAGGAGTCGATGCGAACCGGGTCACCGAGGTGGGGATCCAAACATGGATCATCATCATCAATCCGCCGGCGCACACACCCCAGATCAGCAGGCGATCGACGTTGATACCGGTGCTGGTCGAAAACACGGCGCCGGTACCGCTGATCAAGAACAGAACCGTACCGATCATCCGCAGGTAGGCACTGGCATCGATGACGGCATCCTGGTGATCCAGGACCGCCCCAAAGCGTTCGCGATTTCTCTTCAGCCGGCAATAGATTTCCAGCGACCGACCGGCAAAGCGATCCAGCAGTTCACCGCCGAGTCCACCGACGCTGCTGAGCCCGAAACCCAGCAGAGAAACCGTCCACCAACCCCATGTGCCGGAAAACAATACCGAATCGCTCACGACTGAGCCTCGACACTGAAGCGATGGATTTCCGCGATCCCCAACTGAGTCATCACGATCTTTTCAGCTGCACGCATCTCGGATCGATCCGCTTCGTCGTGATCGTCCATGCCGGCAATGTGCAACGTGCCATGGACGACATACAGCAGCAGTTCGTGTTCGGCGGACCAACCGATCTCG
Protein-coding regions in this window:
- a CDS encoding hemolysin family protein, which encodes MSDSVLFSGTWGWWTVSLLGFGLSSVGGLGGELLDRFAGRSLEIYCRLKRNRERFGAVLDHQDAVIDASAYLRMIGTVLFLISGTGAVFSTSTGINVDRLLIWGVCAGGLMMMIHVWIPTSVTRFASTPVLYHTWPFWRGLSVLMRPLAAPGLLFEWFTRRLMGTAENADENEEQLEDEIRTIVTAGTREGYFGPGVREMIQGVMTLHEDTVGHIMTPRGDVDAIDVGWGWDEVLAHVVDAGRTRFPVFQGTLDNVVGVLYVKDLLPFLVDGSTPEKQMVEIMRRPWTVPDNRSVESILREFLHSRSHMAIVLDEFGQMAGVVTIEDALEEIVGEIVDESDEDEEFGIHIVDESTAEVDGRVMIDDLNEAAAWNLPESDDYETVAGFVLFHFGAIPEEGHRLTIGDVEIEILKATNRKIESMRICRIDGENQKAG